One genomic window of Acidobacteriota bacterium includes the following:
- a CDS encoding polymorphic toxin type 44 domain-containing protein: MEQAALHRLNVFWFRDQVRNKGPWDYKQQGRQYEDFGNFNYGATGRALGLPERLLLREAGRAQQAAGTSLQDWGEPGLRVNPFGGSGFFGDDPKDYHWIRLGYEYARRQGWRLAGP, from the coding sequence ATGGAGCAAGCTGCACTTCATCGCCTCAACGTATTCTGGTTTCGCGATCAAGTGCGCAACAAGGGTCCTTGGGACTACAAGCAGCAAGGGCGTCAGTACGAAGACTTCGGAAACTTCAACTATGGAGCCACAGGAAGGGCACTCGGTCTCCCGGAACGGCTCCTTCTCAGGGAGGCCGGCAGGGCGCAGCAAGCTGCCGGAACCTCACTGCAAGATTGGGGCGAGCCAGGACTGCGCGTCAATCCTTTCGGGGGCTCGGGATTCTTTGGTGACGATCCGAAGGACTACCATTGGATTCGTTTGGGCTACGAGTATGCACGCCGACAGGGATGGCGTCTCGCTGGGCCTTAG
- a CDS encoding ABC transporter substrate-binding protein, which translates to MTRNYKAFLAVGILALAAGACDPDRPVQVGVVLPLTGQWDVYGVPIKQGIELAATHLAEDSDRRFDIALDIRDSESNAERAAELLEATYDEGSLVAIGGVTSAEAEEMVPVLDREDRIMISPSATSPRLTGISSNFFRVAPSDFREGAKMGNYAAQGLELGTVVILAAESPYANGIQDVFKTEFERYGGEVLGVIEYPTGTTDFEPFIDQVLELEPNGVYVADYAFEIAGIIDTLRERDYDGRILTTHAFNAADVIERLGENAEGVLLTQSLFDPNSDDPHVKKFVEAYRETYGEEPNLFAAQAYDAFGVIGVALKEADSRLPNDFRKGIRAFQDYIGASGPIQFDEKGDVGKFPRVYGVEEGVMVDFEKRMEEKKKELMERMEELKRRQREAARAAAQGG; encoded by the coding sequence ATGACTCGCAATTACAAGGCTTTTCTCGCAGTGGGCATCCTCGCACTGGCCGCCGGCGCGTGCGATCCGGATCGGCCGGTGCAGGTGGGCGTCGTCCTGCCGTTGACCGGCCAGTGGGACGTCTACGGTGTTCCCATCAAACAGGGCATCGAATTGGCGGCGACCCATCTGGCGGAAGACTCCGACCGGCGGTTCGACATCGCTCTCGACATCCGCGATTCCGAGAGCAATGCCGAGCGCGCCGCCGAGCTGCTGGAGGCGACCTACGATGAAGGCTCCCTCGTCGCCATCGGCGGCGTCACCTCTGCCGAGGCAGAGGAGATGGTTCCGGTGCTCGATCGGGAAGACCGCATCATGATCTCGCCGTCGGCCACCAGTCCACGGCTGACCGGCATTTCCTCGAACTTCTTCCGGGTCGCGCCGTCGGACTTCCGCGAGGGGGCGAAGATGGGCAACTACGCGGCCCAGGGGCTCGAGCTCGGAACCGTGGTGATCTTGGCGGCGGAATCCCCCTATGCGAACGGCATTCAGGACGTCTTCAAGACCGAATTCGAGCGCTATGGCGGCGAGGTTCTGGGAGTGATCGAGTACCCCACCGGTACGACGGACTTCGAGCCCTTCATCGACCAGGTGCTGGAGCTGGAGCCGAACGGGGTCTACGTGGCGGACTACGCCTTCGAGATCGCCGGCATCATCGATACCCTGCGCGAACGCGACTACGATGGCCGCATTCTGACCACCCATGCCTTCAACGCCGCCGACGTCATCGAGCGTCTCGGCGAGAATGCCGAGGGCGTGCTGTTGACCCAGAGTTTGTTCGATCCGAACAGCGACGATCCCCACGTCAAGAAGTTCGTCGAGGCCTACCGGGAAACCTATGGCGAGGAGCCCAATCTCTTCGCGGCCCAGGCCTATGACGCCTTCGGTGTGATCGGCGTCGCCCTCAAGGAGGCGGACAGCCGCTTGCCGAACGATTTCCGCAAAGGAATTCGAGCCTTCCAGGACTACATCGGGGCGAGCGGCCCGATCCAGTTCGACGAGAAGGGCGACGTGGGCAAGTTCCCGCGGGTCTACGGCGTCGAGGAAGGCGTCATGGTGGACTTCGAGAAGCGCATGGAGGAGAAGAAGAAGGAGCTGATGGAGCGGATGGAAGAACTCAAACGTCGTCAGCGCGAAGCGGCCCGCGCCGCCGCTCAGGGCGGCTGA
- a CDS encoding helix-turn-helix transcriptional regulator, with protein MSVKDGIGEDRRSAFEGLPAALRWLRRCQGLTQGEVARSAGIDAAMVSRYERGEAMPQLATLGRLLEGMEASLILLGHALRVVRGEPGENEPLRLSAELPAAEVEALRTTAVVLRKLIRSSRPEEPSQEVALRRHPGMRKKDPAGRDAGK; from the coding sequence GTGAGCGTCAAGGACGGGATAGGAGAGGACCGCCGGTCGGCCTTCGAAGGGTTGCCGGCGGCGCTGCGCTGGCTGCGTCGTTGTCAAGGGCTAACGCAGGGCGAGGTCGCCCGGTCGGCGGGAATCGACGCCGCGATGGTGAGCCGGTACGAGCGCGGCGAAGCCATGCCGCAGCTCGCTACCCTCGGCCGGTTGCTCGAAGGCATGGAGGCTTCGTTGATCTTGCTGGGCCACGCCCTCCGGGTGGTACGCGGGGAGCCGGGGGAGAACGAGCCGCTGCGGCTGTCGGCGGAGCTGCCGGCCGCAGAGGTCGAAGCGCTGCGGACAACGGCGGTGGTGCTGCGCAAGCTGATCCGCTCCTCGCGACCCGAGGAGCCGTCGCAAGAAGTAGCCCTCAGGAGGCATCCTGGAATGCGTAAGAAGGATCCCGCTGGACGCGACGCAGGTAAGTAG